Proteins encoded together in one Cicer arietinum cultivar CDC Frontier isolate Library 1 chromosome 4, Cicar.CDCFrontier_v2.0, whole genome shotgun sequence window:
- the LOC101511337 gene encoding L10-interacting MYB domain-containing protein-like: protein MELEPSNQPKQERSRTRWTASLDKIFADLVVKQIQLGNRQNDVFDKKTWNHIRDEFNRQTDLNFNNNQLRKHLDVLRTRFYNLKSTNDQNNGFVIDDPGYIGFEHWEDIVAQPRNETVKGKDCPIYEQLCTIFIDSPADGKYAQSSHYEEIDKSVGIDAATLTSCPDIGVSHYEILSSSKFIPGNISNVEKVTKNSLDRKRKRPNETQTTSLDQDTCNAMAEALLEMVAVSRLRAVVSNVSDDKFSITNCIRALDEIQGIDQQVYFSALDLFENPSLRETFISLKSVKIRLTWLQGKCSKSSFR, encoded by the exons ATGGAACTTGAACCCAGTAATCAACCCAAGCAAGAGCGTTCAAGGACAAGATGGACAGCATCCCTTGACAAGATATTTGCAGACCTTGTTGTCAAGCAGATTCAACTGGGAAACAGACAAAACGACGTTTTTGACAAGAAAACCTGGAATCACATTCGTGATGAGTTTAACAGGCAAACAGACCTCAATTTCAACAATAATCAATTGAGGAAGCATCTAGATGTTCTTCGGACACGCTTCTATAATTTGAAATCTACTAATGATCAAAATAATGGCTTTGTAATAGATGATCCCGGTTACATTGGCTTCGAACACTGGGAAGACATAGTG GCACAGCCTAGGAATGAAACAGTTAAAGGGAAAGATTGTCCGATATATGAGCAACTCTGCACAATATTCATAGACTCACCCGCCGATGGGAAGTATGCTCAATCTAGTCATTATGAAGAGATAGATAAATCTGTCGGTATTGACGCTGCTACTTTGACTTCATGTCCAGATATTGGGGTCTCACATTATGAAATTCTATCATCATCAAAATTCATTCCAGGGAATATATCAAATGTTGAGAAGGTAACCAAGAATTCTCTTGATAGGAAAAGGAAACGTCCTAATGAAACACAAACTACTAGTTTGGATCAAGACACATGCAATGCTATGGCAGAAGCTTTGTTAGAGATGGTTGCTGTTTCAAGATTAAGGGCAGTTGTGTCAAATGTAAGTGATGATAAATTTTCCATAACAAACTGCATTAGGGCTCTGGATGAAATACAAGGCATTGATCAACAAGTTTACTTTTCTGCACTGGACCTCTTTGAGAATCCTAGTTTAAGGGAGACATTCATTTCTTTAAAAAGTGTCAAGATAAGGTTGACATGGTTACAAGGAAAGTGCAGTAAAAGTTCTTTCCGTTAG